The Haliotis asinina isolate JCU_RB_2024 chromosome 2, JCU_Hal_asi_v2, whole genome shotgun sequence genomic interval ttctttgcgtacaagccgtgggcctccgctttccccacaccttcttaagtgatccatcttgttcatccaaacccatcaaaaagcttctgaaaggagacatgtgcatgatgcataactataagtgaaacatgtttccagttggaggttacaagaatagtgaCATGTGCCATGCATTCTTACTGATTCCtaagatttacattatttggttatgttgtatgtacattatgtactggacggttcaggttatacataccttttgtatgtcaaaatgagttggtcctgactgccttcttcagtttttccaacactgccctccattatgctggaaacgtagaaatgcatcgattaaaaaaagtcaggaacttgtcatattgcactcttgataacaataaagtgtcgaataaaaagaataaatatgaatttgcaaagtgtagaatatgctagatgaaaagaatccaggtcagcaaattcatatactattttgggttggcaatccatcattgtatacccatatattatttatatcaaAAACTCTTCGTAACCCTTCCTGTCggactaacacaatccacatttcttcattcagagttcgttaaatcttgatgtgataagcataacactacttacaacagatggcaaatctaaattatctcataaatcaataatataaaaatattcaatattagtttgaaaacattgtgaaatttcaattttgaaatttcactcaaacaatgcaccaaatctggtcagagaatccctaacctataaatgcaaaatgacacactatccccgactacattgttttcaaacgtgcaaatatcaaaagcaatatgacaaggatttcttaaataaatattcgcatttataaatacgtttgaagttattctgagtcgtaacaagcacataagcaataatatactagagatatttgtgatttatttttttcttgcaaagatgatttttcattcattaacacattgaaccattttaatcgtgtgtgagctgatccaaatcacagtaatattgagtttttgaattaaccgagtgctgagtgaaggaagccatacatctctcttgctaagaattcgacacgcctttgtttaccgaggtccgtcaagtctaaaatttcatatgtattgtagtagttacttatttacgttaaacattacgaataacatgagctattgcttatttcaagaaaataacactgtacctgaccagatcgtggaatgttccttttctcccgctgcgatcgacgactgctgctgttctcaatttttcaagtatccgaatctccaaagcttctattgtaaatctcattgccagtctcttgaatcagataacacgggcaaacgtaggaatactgcactgtgttgacttccttgtcgtcgttactggacataccgggtgagaactgctttcaaaatagtcgtctcaaaacaacttgggatcaagtgacaaaatggcggcaactgtgcgtaggggcattgtgggtaataacaaatacctgatcctttttcgattggcaggcacgaaatccttctctgacccaatttgggtgtgattttaagacaaagactgaaaaccaccacttcagtacataaaactgttgcttttataaaatgtcacgagttcgcgtgcccatggattaccggttcattacttccggttttgtctgtcaacacctgactcaggtaagttctgttgtttttacagcttagctaattttgataataggagcctgttaagtggggactgccccaatgaagccgacacacgaaccccgacacactaatgacctgacactgattagttgtcaagtatttgaactcagtgtcaaagtatgccaactataaatgcttttaatgCAACACTTtacgcactgcctcagtttattgtataattcacgtatattctgcataaatagcatcatgtaagtaccgaactgacaattgttttaatgacttatactaatcttcctaaatgcttatactctttcacattcccaggagttggcagtctatagcctgttttttatatattgcatcatttaccttttaattattaatatatatctgaactattgctattgctaaaggctttaattttatttatttttatacaatatatttaccgaaaggaatacaagcccgtacacaactcaatgatccaataagttataattaatatataataaaaagtttgagcaatgtttctatgcagagtcaactcaccttttattcttgtatatagatatcactgttttattatttcttttcagataaagaaagcgtaTGATtctcaatttgacaaagcagacaaccgaaacctggacttgccccattcatcccaatctagagaaacagaactaagtgtgcctcgcgcacatagctgggcaaaggccatttatagccattcgtcctttcaccatttgcatgtttagtacggttattgtgaagtttgtgtacatggtagttggaatatgatgcttcattacattacaagaatgtgaaggaaaaaagtgtatagtttgttcttgtatcatcagtttgaagccacatttaatattgtgatatccaaagaatgatgcgtcaacaatttacttttgttgtcttgttcatctaagcaatgatacgaatctactattccttccccaggcacattcagattgaattataacacctcgtgaaagctaagtcaggaatggaaaccaacacatgaccatagcttcgtgtcagtttccatcactggagcttagagtatccattatggattctatttggaaactaggtcacccagttttactgaatggataccaactggatgtcaggatggtaaacaattacacattttatgttacgtagttcaaaacagcaatggaaaccaacatgaaactacattttctacttttatgttggtttccatttagtgagatctgagagttgcaaattccaggtatggaaaccaacaagaaacccccgaacttagtttcattttggtttccatttaaaggaataccaaaatcacatttccaaaatggaatctagttggaaactcagttagtgagtttcagggaatggaaaccaactggattccgcaattacccacattacggatggtttccaggtttctggaaaccaagtcatttttgtagtgcaATTATGAAGCTATATAATCTCACCTCGTAATCCCAGCAATTCAACCCAAGGATGAGTGCTGATGAAGCTCGACTCCATTCCAGTTCTCGATTGGAAAACCTTTTACATAGAGGAAAGAAGTGATCATATGGCTTGAGAAATGGCTTGTATGGTGTCAGGTGCAAAGCCTTATTCTTTGAGGGAAGAGTTGATAATCTCCATACGCGAAAATTGTGAGCGGACACATTAGGATGGGCCACAGATGACCATGGTTGAGTCAAGAGATTGTCCCACAGTAGCAGCACAAGAGGTTTGGCTGACAACATCTCCAAGAGAAGCAGAAACCAAGATCTTGTTGGCCATTCACGTGCTACCAGGTAAAGTACCCCAACGATGCAGTAGGAGTTTGGATAGGACATCCGGGACCACTCTGAATGGCAGGAAAGACCATGCTATATGTTGACCAAGCTAGACCTTGCTAGACCAAGGCATCGACGGCCCTGGAGTTTTGATTGGGATAGACTGGTCTCCCATTTTTGACTGATCATCTGAAAAGCTTCTTTGATCCAAAAGACCATGATGTCTTGAGATACAGAGACAAACTGTCTGATGGCAAAAGACCACAATGCCTTGACAAAGTGGATCCCAGTGTCTGGTGGTAAAAGACCTTTGTGTCTTGAGATAGATCGCCCCAATTTTTTCGTGACAAAAGATCTTGGTGTCTTGAGATAGAGGGCCCCAAGTTTTTTGTCGTAAAAGATCTTGGTGCCTTGAGATAGAGGGCTCCATTGTCTGGTGGTAAAAGACCTTGATGTCTTGAGATAAAGGGCCATCTTGTCTGATGGTAAAAGATCCAGGAGTCTTGAGATAAAGGGAACCATTGTCTGCTGGCAAAAGAACCAGGTGATAAAGATAAAGATCCTGGCATTTTCTGATGGTAAAGTACCTTAGTGTCTTGAGAAAAAGCCCAACATTTTCTGATGGGTATATTGACATAAAGGACTCCACTGTCTTCTGCTAAAGGTCCTTGGTGTACTGAGATAAGGACACCATTGTCTAGTGGTAAAGGATCTAGGTGTCTTGCGGATAAGGCACATGTTGTCTGGATGAAAGACATACTGGTGTGTGGTAGTGATCCTGGTGATTGTTTAGGATGAGCATCAAGGTAAAGAACACTGATGCCTAATTGTTTAGGATGAGCATCAAGGTAAAGAACACTGATGCCTAATTGTTTAAGATGAGCATCAAGGTAAAGAACACTGATGCCTAATTGTTTAAGATGAGCATCAAGGTAAAGAACACTGATGCCTAATTGTTTAAGATGAGCATCAAGGTAAAGAACACTGATGCCTAATTGTTTAAGATGAGCATCAAGGTAAAGAACACTGATGCCTAATTGTTTAAGATGAGCATCAAGGTAAAGAACACTGATGCCTAATTGTTTAGGATGAGCATCAAGGTAAAGAACACTGATGCCTAATTGTTTAAGATGAGCATCAAGGTAAAGAACACTGATGCCTAATTGTTTAGGATGAGCATCAAGGTAAAGAACACTGATGCCTAATTGTTTAAGATGAGCATCAAGGTAAAGAACACTGATGCCTAATTGTTTAGGATGAGCATCAAGGTAAAGAACACTGATGCCTAATTGTTTAGGATGAGCATCAAGGTAAAGAACACTGATGCCTAATTGTTTAAGATGAGCATCAAGGTAAAGAACACTGATGCCTAATTGTTTAGGATGAGCATCAAGGTAAAGAACACTGATGCCTAATTGTGATAAAGAATTCAAACTCTTACCATCATGTAAACCATCTTTGATATTTGCGAATTACTGCTCAAATATTTGCCTCAGGCCTTATTCCTGAAGATCAAAAGAGATAAAACTACAAGACCACTGCTGTTAGCATCAGCTATTTGCCAAAGCACCATCACTTCATGAGCATCTAATATGGGCAATATTGTTCATAAAGCTTACACAAAATGGTCAGATAATGGGCTCCACGTCATGTTACAATCTCCAACATAGACTACGGTTCAGGCAAActacaataattttacatttgAAAAGCTTTTAATCATTCATGGCTACATATTAACGCATACTCTGATAATTATGAGCTTAATATGAATTCCTGATTCTCATTCAGCCTTCTATTGGTTTCCTTTCATCAGAGGTCATAAAACACAAGATACTATTACTGGTAAACTAATGATTACTTAAAATAGAAATGAATTCACAGTGTACGTAAAGAAGTGAAGGACCTATTTGAGTTGGTAGTGTAATTTCCCACGGGTTTGCACTCCACTGAAGTGTCCATTGTAAGAGTAATTTGAAGGTGTCAGGTTCTTGGATCAAACTCAAGTGGCTTTCATAGTAGCGGGAGAAATGTTCCAGGCGATCGCCTCACAGACAGGAATATAGCAGCCCAGCTTCGATCACCTCATCACTGAGATCATGTAACTGGCATCTCATGGGGCGCCAACCTTAACACAATTACAACAACACAGCAATGAGACCACGCAGACCCTTGAGGAAGGTATGGTCTGGCGAGTTTGTGATCTAGCTTGAATACCGATAATGATATATTCTACTACACAGCGATTTATTCCCTAATCGTTGTAATGGTGAAGCAAGGAAGAGAGGTTTCCTGATGACAAGTCTGGGTCACGTTGAAGCAGTAGTGAGGAAAACATTATTTCACTGATGGATCAGTTGTTCATGTGATCAGACATATGAACCACCAGGCCGTAAATACATTACTGGACTTCCTACATCCTCCACAGACACCACATGGAAGTGCGCAGCCTCCAGGAATCAAAATTTGGAAGGAATCCAACCGACCCGAAATTGCAATGTTATCTACCTATACAAAATCAATTGTCATATATTCAAATTCAGTAAAGGTTGAGTTTTAAATTTTAGTTGTAAtttattcttttgaatttatttaagtacaaaaatatgaaacaccATTCCACCAGAAATGATGGCAAGATCAGCAGCAGATGACGGTTTGAGGATTGATCAATTATAATTGACGAGCAGTGGATGAGTGAGAAGGAGATATTAGGAATATGTGTGTTAGTGGTCTGCTGACTGGATGAGAGATTGGGAAATGTGAATCTGATATTACTGTCCTAAAATTtcatttgagtagtatatatatattagcagACAcaaaagtcagtgagtctgttcttctgagggacaccagaacgggcttcacacattgtaactatgtggggaattgaacctatgtcttcagcatgacaagaaaacgttttaaccaccaggctacccaagCCACCCCTAATGCTTCTAGAAAACTCAAGCATTAGAACAAGAACTATTGAATAACACCATATAACATTTTTACGGTAACTACAAATGGACTCTTGGACACTTGGACAAGTATCATTAACAGTGTCAAGAAAGCCTTTTCAATTGAAAACAGAAACCTCTCACTAAAGCAGCTGATGCTAAGGACCAGTGATGTCCAGCTGAGATGGATGAGAATGAACAGGTAAATCCTACAAGCTAATGGGAATTGAGAAACAGAAAGACAATACGGCTGTCTGAACAAATCATTGATATACATTTATTGGTTAGTTGGTTGGTCAATATTTGGAATGTTGGTTGACTGAATGTATAAATACACTGATGAATGAATATGTGATGCATTTAAAACCTGACAAATGGATAATCAGAATAAATGAGTTCATGCGTTCAAAGAATGACAGAAGGGCGTAACGAATGAATGAAAATTCAGGTCATTCATTTAAAAGAGTATGGACGGGTAAACTAAATAAATTGATGATTGAATGGATTAATAAATGGATGTATGAATGACTGAGCACTACAGAATATGTAGCAAAGGTCCCATCTGCTAACATGGCTTGGATCAACTTGGGCCAGGAAATACACGTATTGAGTTGTCAATCAAAGAGAAGGAAGAGGCAACCACAAATTGAAAACACAAAAGACGAGCATCAGTGAGATGACACCAAGTGTCCTTACGTTTTCCAAATAATGCTTCAATTTTCATCCTTTGTACTAAGCGGTATGAATCACACACGTCTTGTAAGAAACCCTGTAGCCATGAGTCGGGGAGACAAGCTCACCCAGACCCGTTGTGCTGCAAAAATGGGCTCAGATGCAAGAATTGATTGCCTGACAGAGAAAAATTCCCGCTATCTTGTGACCCAGATGATGTCATAATGGAAGTCATTTGGAACGGGTGATGAAGCGGCAGACATCCCATTGTTTGTTTAGGTGTATGAAGGCGGACATTGCTCTTTATAGTATTCCTACATTGGGATCAGGCATTCCCACATGATCTCTGCGATGAAGCCACCATGATGACAACatatcatattttgatttatcaAGAGTAGGTCAAGACAAACTCACGTCTGACAATTAATGAGCAGCCATGGGTAATTGATCATGCCTTGATAAGGATGGAGGGATGGTTTCCTCGCTGGCACTTACCGACATACGGGTCACTCTGCCTATCAGCTGAACAACTTCAATAGAATTCCATAAAACAATCTCGGAATAAATGacacaaaaaaatcaaagaaaTCTGTATTATTCAAATCCTCCTACACTGTAATAATTCAAGAATTTGGTCAGGGTGATTATTTTTTAAACTTCAAAGCATTTTTTCGAACACAATACATTACACAGTCATAGTCTGGATTCAAGATTTCAGCTGATTACAGAAATAGCTGGACTTTGATATTTACAAACGATTAATTACAATATCACAGACAGGCTTCATGAAGATCCAGATGCTTTTGAATGAATATTATTACCTTGTCATGCTTGAAGGTTGAAAGGAGGACATCGGGCTGGTGGGACAGCAAAAACTACTGATTATACAACAAAGACAAAAGAATTTTTAAAATAGAGCTCCATATTTTACACTGACATTATCAGCCAATAAAGGTATTCACAGCCTTTTCTTCCGATATTAAGCACACTGCTATTTCCCTGATGGAGTCTTATGGTATTCATAATTATATCACCTTTGAATCTTTGAGTCATTCCCTTGGGTCCATtctataagtgagtgagtttggttctacACCATTTTTgcaatatatcagcaatatcaaggcaggggacaccagaaatgggcttcacacatcataccatgtgaggaatcaatgGTTAGTTTTAGTTTTCTCCTTATAGCTAATCTACAATTTTCAGTCAAGTGTTAGAGCTAAAATAACAATATACATAATATCATTCAGAATTACACATTCTTAGTTATcatcccatccaggattcgaactcacacctTCAGAATCAGGCATCtgatcaccagcacacaaagtaaAACTGCTAAGCCACTGCAACTtccactttactaagaaagcgtaatcccaaatatataaacctaaagagtgcttctcactatatatgaGGTCACCTCTTGTTTTaacagaataaccgcatttgaggtttttgttttggagggacaggttttattTTTTGCTAGAATGACCTCttcccagggtttacttttcctaactttatatgaacatcaacattcaaagaatacaagagtgtttgaaatcaactgaaaaatattgttcaagattTAACtcacattacaaatattttcagtagctCCGCCCCTTGGGATTTCCATCCTCctccagttttacattgtctaccaaaacctcggaggtgtgttttctcctatacataacaTGTTACTTAGAAATGTGCAAAGTAACTTCCTCAaatgatgtttcatttcatacagcttgcattatttttttattacaacagaattCAACCACATTTTTGTGTATTATATTACAATGATGTGTAAAGAAATCAAGACACACAACCTGAACTGCAAGTGAGTGAATTGATTATGGTTTAACACGACAGGAGACacgagaaatgagcttcacatgaacatgttgtatccatgtggggaaacgaacccaggtctttggtgtgacaacgaacactttacccactgGGCTAACCCACACTAGGGAATAGTGATGTTACActaatgaatatgtttttttatataGAGAACCTGAAACTGTCTCACAAGCTAGAGTTAACTGCCTTTAACTGCATGTTGAAGGCAGTTAGTAGGTTCACAAAGACAATGAGTTCATAAAGGCTTTCAATATTCTATGCTATCAGTATCTGAGCAAATAGACTATTCACGTTAATTTCTACTGGTGAAGAGTGGgtgtgtgagtttatttttatgcagcatatggcggctgtctgtaaacaactgattctggaccaggcaatctagtgatcaacagcataagcagaTATCTGCGCAATCAGGAACCAATGacgggtcaaccaagtcagttagcctgaccaaacaatcccattagttgtctcttataacaagcatagtATAGTCACCTttagtggcaagcatgggttgctgaagatctgttctaccccagaccttcatagGTCTACTGGTGAGGAACATGGATTTCCAGGTTAACCAGATAAAAGGAAATACCTGTTTAGTGAGATGATCTAAACTAACAGTGTCTGACAGTCTGAACCTAAGGGGCTTTCCAGTGACACAATCTGTATAAAGAGGTTCAAGTTTAACATAAGGGGTTCAAAAGGTTTCTTGTTTAAAGTGTCTGGACATAGGAGGTTTTCTGTCTGATATGATCTTGAATGACAGGTTTTCCAGTCCTATAGGGTTTGGAATAAGAAGGTTCAAGTCTAATAAGGGCTTGGCTCAAGGGGTTTCTACTCAGACAGGATCTGGATTTAGTGGATGCCAGTCTGACAGTCTTTAGCCTACAGGGATTTCCAGTATGACAGGTCTGGATTAAGGAGGTTTAAGATTGACAGTCTGGAATAAGAAGGTTTCCAATCTAGTACAGTCTGGATTAAGGGGTTTCCTGTCTGACAggctgtgttttgtttgtttctttgattgtttgttgttcaacccTTGACAATATTCCCTCTCCTTGACACCATATTGCTcacaaatctggacaagacaatccagtgattgacaactGAGTTAGCAAGTATGACTCAGACCTCCTACAAGTATGAGTTGCTTGGGTTCTACCCAGTATCTTCAGTTAAGGGGCCAGTATGGGTTGATAAAGACCagtctaacctggatcttcagcaaGGAGATAGCTATGAGTTGCttaaggccaattctaaccaggatcttcagcaAGATGGcacgtatgggttgctgaagagtagttctaaccaggatcttcatccAGGGGGACACTAACACGTTGCTAAAGGCGAAtataaccaggatcttcatcaGGGACACAAGCATCGGTTGCCTTACACCAATGTAACTCTGGATCTCCAGtgcattcatgcatgtcctGAAAACAACATACACATGGCAATGGTGTTACAAaactgttgggtttttttcaagtaATAGCTTCCTGATGAAGAAGCACACTGATAATGTTCCTGAGAGGATCCATGGACGTGACAGCTGAATCTGTAACCGTTCTGGAAGAAAAGATGATTTTTCTAAAATGAATATTTAAGGAAAAAAATTGTGAATGATGGATTGCTCA includes:
- the LOC137272298 gene encoding uncharacterized protein, encoding MRFTIEALEIRILEKLRTAAVVDRSGRKGTFHDLVSIMEGSVGKTEEGSQDQLILTYKRSFLMGLDEQDGSLKKVWGKRRPTACTQRKAKSSESWKGGRL